In the genome of Paenibacillus sp. FSL R5-0766, one region contains:
- a CDS encoding LysR family transcriptional regulator has translation MNLHGLRLFHAIVRYGGVTRAAEELNISQPAVSSQVKKFERELGIQLFVSEGRRLVLTDAGIQLTGYAERLFMLEQDVENFVQDFREGKKGLIRLTATYLPSNFLLPGWIARFKQMHEDVEIVVSTTNTRMAFDQLLRYEAEIAVYGGSGITHAGVQWDELFDDEMWFVVHPDHPYAGKEIELHEMVAEPFIMREEGSATRERLVSLCTTNNLAAPRIALQFNGLNETISAVKAGYGANFISSLVVNEDVQQGRLARVFVRGVLLRNTVAVCTRAGEVLSPAAQHLVKLIRQEAALMK, from the coding sequence ATGAATCTGCATGGATTACGATTATTTCATGCCATCGTGAGATATGGCGGGGTCACTCGTGCCGCAGAGGAACTAAATATTAGTCAGCCTGCGGTATCTTCTCAGGTGAAGAAATTTGAACGTGAATTAGGAATCCAGCTTTTTGTTTCGGAGGGAAGAAGACTGGTGCTTACGGATGCGGGGATACAGTTAACAGGTTATGCGGAACGTCTGTTCATGCTGGAGCAGGATGTCGAGAATTTTGTGCAGGATTTTCGGGAGGGCAAGAAAGGACTGATCCGTCTTACGGCAACCTACTTGCCTTCGAATTTTCTGTTGCCGGGCTGGATTGCGCGGTTTAAGCAAATGCACGAGGATGTGGAGATTGTTGTGAGCACAACCAACACCCGGATGGCTTTTGACCAATTACTTCGTTATGAGGCAGAGATTGCAGTGTATGGTGGAAGTGGTATTACACATGCAGGTGTCCAATGGGATGAATTGTTTGACGATGAGATGTGGTTTGTTGTGCACCCTGACCATCCGTATGCGGGGAAAGAAATCGAGCTGCATGAGATGGTGGCAGAACCGTTCATCATGCGCGAAGAAGGCAGTGCCACGCGTGAGCGACTCGTTTCCCTTTGCACAACAAATAACCTGGCCGCTCCCCGCATTGCGCTTCAGTTCAACGGGCTGAACGAAACGATTAGTGCGGTGAAGGCAGGTTATGGGGCCAACTTTATATCTTCTTTGGTTGTGAACGAAGATGTGCAGCAAGGCAGGCTGGCACGTGTATTTGTTCGAGGTGTACTGCTGAGAAATACGGTTGCCGTATGTACACGAGCCGGCGAGGTATTATCACCTGCTGCACAGCATCTGGTCAAGCTTATCCGACAAGAAGCTGCTTTGATGAAATAA
- a CDS encoding MFS transporter yields the protein MRVLQHIHDEIRGWSRNIQLFFLASILYQIGNGMFSVLYNLYIQGLGYNDTMNGQIVSIQSLATAIMFVPIGLCGDLFSRKRLLITGALFSGIFLIGRSFDYSATGLIWFAVFSGLFAGVFQVLAIPYLAENVKKSQRLKMFSYYSSLVLASQVLGSLGGGVFADLLHTAGLAKVTGLQTVLFVGGAATLAAFIPLLFVTEGKAAPQTTITAQPVLQPDSGLEGNSTNTPSTDDSITKKKDSRLIGQFIVTQLLIGLGSGLVVPYLNLYFTNRFSVSLSGMSLLIALGQIMTIVSMLIGPTLAAKVGSVRAVVIFQVMSLPFLLLTGFTNLLFIASLSFLFRQALMNAANPIHSAILVDRISDKRRGIANSLMQTSFMIGWATMGPVQSYLVTTYGTYWGYAITFSITGCLYVISSLMYFVMFREPKPSATALAGS from the coding sequence TTGAGAGTTTTACAACATATTCATGATGAAATTCGCGGCTGGTCCCGCAATATTCAACTGTTTTTCCTGGCTAGCATTCTGTATCAGATCGGAAATGGCATGTTTTCTGTCTTGTACAATCTGTACATTCAGGGTCTGGGCTATAATGATACAATGAACGGCCAGATTGTAAGTATTCAATCACTCGCAACAGCCATTATGTTTGTTCCTATCGGTCTATGCGGTGATCTGTTCAGCCGCAAGCGATTACTCATTACCGGGGCGTTATTCAGCGGAATCTTTCTGATCGGACGCTCCTTCGATTATTCGGCTACAGGACTGATCTGGTTCGCGGTATTCTCTGGCCTTTTCGCTGGGGTATTCCAAGTACTGGCCATTCCTTATCTGGCGGAAAACGTCAAAAAAAGCCAGCGGCTGAAAATGTTCAGTTATTATTCATCCCTTGTGCTCGCTTCCCAGGTGCTTGGTAGCCTGGGTGGCGGTGTATTCGCAGATTTGTTACATACGGCAGGACTCGCCAAAGTGACCGGATTGCAGACGGTTTTATTTGTCGGTGGTGCAGCAACACTAGCTGCATTTATTCCACTGTTATTTGTAACCGAAGGCAAGGCTGCTCCGCAGACCACGATTACGGCGCAACCCGTTCTTCAACCCGATTCGGGTCTAGAAGGAAATTCAACGAATACCCCAAGCACGGACGATTCGATCACGAAGAAAAAAGATTCCCGACTGATTGGTCAGTTTATAGTGACTCAGTTGTTAATTGGATTAGGTTCCGGACTGGTTGTACCGTATCTGAATCTGTATTTCACCAATCGGTTCTCGGTTTCTCTGAGTGGCATGAGCTTACTGATTGCACTTGGTCAGATTATGACGATTGTATCCATGCTGATTGGTCCTACCCTGGCGGCAAAGGTCGGAAGCGTAAGAGCCGTTGTCATTTTCCAGGTCATGTCGCTGCCCTTCCTTCTATTAACAGGCTTCACCAATCTGTTGTTCATCGCTTCGCTCAGTTTCTTATTCAGACAAGCATTGATGAACGCAGCCAATCCCATTCATTCAGCCATACTGGTGGATCGGATCTCGGACAAACGCCGCGGGATTGCCAATTCATTGATGCAGACCTCGTTCATGATTGGTTGGGCGACCATGGGGCCTGTCCAATCCTATCTGGTCACCACGTACGGAACGTATTGGGGTTATGCGATCACTTTCAGCATCACAGGCTGTCTATACGTTATTTCATCACTGATGTACTTTGTCATGTTCAGAGAACCCAAACCTTCCGCTACGGCTCTCGCAGGATCTTAA
- a CDS encoding O-methyltransferase: protein MKNINTTDLQHTWTQVDDYMNDLLIPSDALLEQTLQSNAEAGLPAHDVTPNQGKLLQLLLQIQGASRVLEIGTLGGYSTIWMARALPEQGRIVSLESESHHADLARANLTRAGLMHKVDLRVGPALTTLPDVQEEYREPFDMIFIDADKPSNPDYLRWALRLTRPGSLIIGDNIVRDGEVIRTDSTDPRVQGVRSFLQLIADHPRLEATALQTVGSKGYDGFVIARVIDAPEPK from the coding sequence ATGAAAAATATAAATACAACCGACCTACAGCATACCTGGACTCAAGTCGACGACTACATGAATGATCTGCTAATTCCCTCGGATGCCCTGCTGGAACAAACCCTGCAAAGCAATGCCGAAGCTGGACTCCCTGCTCATGACGTAACACCGAATCAAGGAAAGTTACTTCAGCTCCTGCTGCAAATCCAAGGAGCATCCCGTGTACTTGAAATTGGCACACTGGGTGGATACAGTACCATCTGGATGGCAAGAGCGCTGCCTGAACAGGGACGCATCGTCTCACTGGAATCCGAATCACACCATGCAGACTTGGCCCGAGCCAATCTCACACGAGCAGGACTGATGCACAAGGTTGACCTGAGAGTTGGTCCTGCCCTAACCACCCTTCCCGATGTTCAGGAAGAATACAGGGAACCGTTTGATATGATCTTCATCGATGCTGACAAACCGAGTAATCCCGATTATCTGAGATGGGCCCTGCGACTGACTCGGCCGGGGAGTCTTATTATTGGTGATAATATCGTCAGGGACGGTGAAGTGATCCGCACAGACAGCACAGACCCCAGAGTTCAAGGCGTTCGATCATTCCTGCAGTTGATCGCGGATCACCCTCGGCTTGAAGCTACAGCACTGCAAACCGTCGGTAGCAAAGGTTACGATGGATTCGTCATTGCTCGTGTGATTGATGCCCCTGAACCAAAATAA
- a CDS encoding YkgJ family cysteine cluster protein has product MECRTGCAACCIAISISSPIPGMAHGKPAGVRCVQLTDDNRCGIFGQKERPAVCSGLQAEEEMCGSTDQEAFDILTWLEQETAPKVI; this is encoded by the coding sequence ATGGAATGCAGGACAGGCTGTGCCGCATGTTGTATCGCGATTTCCATATCATCACCGATACCGGGTATGGCTCATGGCAAGCCGGCAGGTGTACGTTGTGTGCAGCTTACGGATGATAATCGCTGCGGAATTTTTGGCCAAAAAGAGCGTCCTGCGGTATGCAGTGGATTGCAAGCTGAGGAAGAGATGTGTGGTAGCACCGATCAGGAAGCATTTGATATTCTAACCTGGTTGGAGCAAGAAACTGCACCAAAGGTAATATGA
- a CDS encoding YoaK family protein, producing the protein MNQSTLQKYAMLLLCMSAGMVDLIGYLGLGHVLTANMTGNIVLLGIAIARAQEFVVLRSLLALIGFIAGNAIAAHMVGPVQTKNGWSSRVTAVFTVESILLLLFAIAMISPFSEQLSYLLIVILAVAMGMQTTAARRIGIAGISTTVLTNNLAAVVEDTVSILKKLRHANVRSLTKALSTDAYLRAGAVVIYLIGVIAAALLFHRVPMIAVWIPVLIIGGVTLYARFHAWGTSQQSKS; encoded by the coding sequence ATGAATCAAAGCACCCTCCAAAAATACGCCATGTTGCTTCTCTGTATGTCTGCCGGAATGGTGGACCTGATCGGATATCTGGGACTGGGGCATGTGCTCACAGCCAATATGACGGGAAATATTGTTTTGTTGGGTATTGCCATCGCCCGTGCTCAGGAATTTGTCGTGCTGCGGTCATTGCTTGCTCTCATTGGTTTTATTGCCGGCAATGCCATTGCAGCACATATGGTTGGACCTGTGCAGACCAAAAATGGCTGGTCTTCCAGGGTCACAGCCGTGTTCACTGTTGAAAGCATATTGCTGCTGCTGTTTGCCATCGCCATGATTAGTCCATTTTCAGAACAACTGTCTTATCTGTTAATTGTCATCCTAGCCGTTGCAATGGGGATGCAAACAACTGCGGCACGCCGCATTGGCATTGCTGGCATCTCAACAACCGTGCTCACCAATAATTTGGCCGCTGTGGTTGAGGATACCGTAAGCATCCTCAAAAAGCTGCGACATGCCAATGTTCGATCGTTAACCAAAGCCTTGTCCACAGACGCCTACCTTCGTGCAGGTGCTGTTGTCATCTATTTGATCGGCGTCATTGCAGCCGCATTGTTATTCCACCGTGTGCCCATGATTGCAGTCTGGATTCCTGTCCTGATTATTGGCGGCGTAACCCTATACGCCCGATTCCATGCATGGGGAACTTCACAACAAAGCAAAAGTTAA
- a CDS encoding alpha/beta fold hydrolase produces MTYSSDTLRVKAYLYLPQGCSLPDITTFETSHAGSVSSAFPEFASIHTSLHLQPLASHYPSARMHDIAHTQEQWPVLIYCRGGLGSYGGVNTVWLEQFVHKGYIVFAPSYRGNEGGEGRDEYGGKDAEDVHAAYRLIQRLPFVDPTRISLLGFSRGAINAVHTATAYNEGPDKVHKLVLWSGVADVERTYHERTDLRRTLKRVLGGSPRTVPEAYLARSPLSKANKLSCPVLIMHGTSDTQVNYSHGTRMYHWLKRRGADVTFHAYGGQDHHFHEKIHESAVNNMFDWLAAP; encoded by the coding sequence GTGACGTATTCATCCGATACACTTCGGGTTAAAGCTTATTTATACCTGCCACAAGGTTGCTCATTACCTGATATCACGACATTTGAAACTTCTCATGCCGGCTCTGTCTCCTCTGCCTTTCCGGAATTCGCTTCCATACATACATCTCTACATCTGCAACCACTCGCCAGCCACTACCCTTCTGCCAGAATGCATGATATCGCACACACACAGGAACAATGGCCTGTGCTGATCTATTGTCGCGGCGGACTTGGCAGCTATGGCGGGGTAAATACCGTTTGGCTTGAGCAATTTGTACATAAAGGTTATATCGTGTTCGCCCCATCCTATCGTGGCAACGAAGGCGGTGAAGGTCGTGACGAGTATGGCGGGAAAGATGCCGAAGATGTGCATGCCGCTTACCGGTTGATACAGCGTTTACCCTTTGTTGACCCGACTCGCATTTCTTTATTGGGGTTCTCCCGTGGAGCCATTAATGCTGTACATACCGCAACTGCCTATAATGAGGGACCGGACAAAGTACATAAGTTAGTTCTTTGGAGCGGTGTCGCCGATGTGGAACGCACTTACCATGAGCGAACCGACCTGAGGCGCACATTGAAACGGGTGCTAGGTGGTTCCCCACGCACGGTTCCAGAAGCTTATCTCGCCCGTTCTCCCTTGTCGAAAGCGAACAAACTATCTTGTCCCGTGCTAATCATGCATGGTACATCAGATACACAGGTGAATTATAGTCACGGAACCCGAATGTATCACTGGCTTAAGCGCCGAGGTGCGGATGTCACATTTCATGCTTATGGCGGGCAGGATCATCATTTTCACGAGAAAATACATGAGTCAGCGGTTAACAATATGTTTGATTGGCTCGCTGCACCTTAA
- a CDS encoding iron-hydroxamate ABC transporter substrate-binding protein — MFKRNKKMIMILITVMVMSIWLAACGAKPAENGAAGENDTTTETETQTEAPTERTLTDAMGHEVTIPANPERIIASYLEDNLVTLGVKPVAQWSVANGIQEYLQKDLNGIPTIAFDLPFEGVTSFNPDLIIIGSESVVEGEKYEQYSKIAPTFVLGDEINSDWRKTLLKIGEILNKSDEAQKALDDYEVKATEIKEKINNVTGGTKSAAAIWLVSGKFFIVSDNVSSGEVMYKELGLLEPEVVKEISANATGNWSSISMEKLAEMDVDYLFFVNSDEGTGSEALKDPVWQSIPAVKNGNLFEFTRSSSWLYSGVQANLQIMEDIQNSIVK; from the coding sequence GTGTTTAAGAGAAATAAAAAGATGATCATGATTCTAATTACGGTGATGGTTATGTCCATCTGGTTGGCCGCGTGTGGAGCGAAGCCTGCAGAGAACGGAGCAGCAGGAGAGAACGATACAACAACGGAGACAGAGACACAAACAGAAGCCCCGACAGAGCGCACATTAACAGATGCAATGGGACACGAAGTAACAATTCCCGCAAATCCGGAGCGCATTATCGCTTCTTATCTGGAAGACAATCTGGTAACACTAGGTGTTAAGCCAGTTGCCCAATGGTCTGTAGCCAACGGAATTCAGGAATATCTACAAAAAGATCTGAATGGTATTCCAACGATTGCCTTCGATCTGCCTTTCGAAGGGGTAACGAGTTTTAACCCGGATCTGATTATTATCGGTTCCGAAAGTGTGGTTGAAGGTGAGAAATACGAACAATACAGTAAGATTGCACCGACTTTCGTACTCGGCGATGAGATTAATAGCGACTGGCGCAAAACGTTGCTGAAAATCGGTGAGATTTTGAATAAGAGTGATGAAGCGCAAAAAGCGCTGGATGATTACGAAGTTAAAGCTACAGAAATCAAGGAAAAGATCAACAACGTTACAGGTGGAACAAAATCAGCAGCGGCCATTTGGTTGGTTAGCGGCAAGTTCTTTATTGTAAGTGATAACGTATCAAGTGGAGAAGTAATGTACAAAGAGCTTGGACTTCTAGAGCCTGAAGTTGTAAAAGAAATCTCTGCCAATGCAACAGGTAACTGGTCTTCGATCTCTATGGAGAAATTGGCGGAAATGGATGTAGACTACTTGTTCTTTGTGAATAGTGATGAAGGTACAGGGTCAGAAGCACTGAAAGATCCGGTATGGCAAAGCATCCCGGCTGTGAAAAATGGTAATTTGTTCGAATTTACCCGTTCTAGTAGCTGGCTGTATAGTGGAGTTCAAGCTAACCTTCAAATTATGGAAGACATTCAGAACAGCATCGTTAAATAA
- a CDS encoding AbrB family transcriptional regulator, which translates to MDQMSIMAHEVNADLSVVSGYQLFRILFIFFIVSSVLKMILVHMLKEKKVKPYLQ; encoded by the coding sequence ATGGATCAGATGAGTATCATGGCACATGAAGTGAATGCCGATCTTTCGGTTGTATCCGGGTATCAATTGTTTCGAATTCTGTTTATTTTCTTTATCGTCTCTTCCGTACTGAAGATGATTCTTGTACATATGTTGAAAGAAAAGAAAGTTAAGCCCTATCTTCAATGA
- a CDS encoding multidrug effflux MFS transporter: MKSTTASLNTNSTSRVRMALILGTLSAFGPLSLDMYLPALPTLADEFGSSTSYAQLSLTACMIGLAVGQLLAGPLSDVRGRRTPLIAGLVLYTIASILCLVSPTMGSFVVLRFIQGVAGAAGIVISRAIVRDVYSGPELTRFFSLLMLINGVAPIAAPIIGGQLLTYTSWRGVFILLSLIGIMTLLSVIFGLGETLPSNRRSSGGLKQTLLTFRQIAGDRQFMGYALTQGFVAAGMFAYISGSPFVLQKIYGVSPQMFSVCFAINGLGIILASQIAGKLAGKVSETRLLIAGLLTAALGGTSLLIAILAGGNLISVLIPLFLVVSSVGLVNTASFALAMANQEKSAGSASALIGVMTFLFGGIVAPLVGLGGEGTAVPMGIVIACADLGALVIYFLMVSRGRKRQNDQVLS, translated from the coding sequence ATGAAAAGTACAACAGCTTCATTGAACACAAACTCCACATCTCGTGTACGGATGGCTTTAATTCTGGGGACACTGTCGGCCTTTGGGCCGTTGTCCCTGGATATGTATTTACCCGCATTGCCCACGCTGGCTGATGAGTTTGGTTCATCTACTTCGTATGCTCAACTCAGTCTGACGGCGTGTATGATTGGACTTGCGGTTGGACAGTTGCTTGCCGGACCTCTAAGTGATGTGCGTGGTCGGCGAACACCGCTCATTGCAGGGCTTGTGCTCTACACGATCGCCTCCATACTTTGCCTGGTCAGCCCTACGATGGGCTCTTTTGTTGTGCTGCGGTTCATTCAGGGTGTAGCTGGAGCGGCAGGGATTGTCATCTCGCGCGCAATCGTCAGAGACGTATATTCGGGCCCTGAACTGACACGGTTCTTCTCCCTGTTAATGCTGATTAACGGCGTAGCCCCGATTGCTGCACCAATCATTGGTGGACAATTGTTGACGTATACATCGTGGCGCGGCGTATTTATTTTGCTCAGCCTTATCGGAATAATGACGCTGTTGTCTGTCATTTTCGGTCTCGGGGAGACATTACCTTCCAATCGCAGATCAAGTGGTGGATTGAAACAGACATTACTTACGTTTCGCCAAATCGCAGGGGATCGTCAGTTTATGGGTTATGCGTTAACCCAAGGGTTTGTAGCTGCTGGCATGTTTGCGTACATATCAGGTTCACCGTTTGTGCTTCAGAAAATATACGGGGTATCCCCGCAAATGTTCAGTGTTTGCTTCGCCATTAACGGGTTAGGCATTATTCTGGCCAGTCAGATTGCCGGCAAACTTGCAGGAAAGGTATCAGAGACTCGCCTGTTAATCGCGGGGCTGCTAACCGCGGCGCTCGGAGGAACATCTCTGCTCATCGCCATTCTGGCCGGAGGTAATCTAATCTCTGTACTGATTCCGTTATTTCTGGTGGTATCCAGTGTTGGGTTGGTCAATACCGCGTCCTTTGCCTTGGCGATGGCCAATCAGGAGAAATCGGCAGGCAGTGCGTCTGCGCTTATTGGTGTGATGACGTTCCTGTTCGGTGGTATTGTCGCTCCCCTCGTAGGTCTCGGGGGAGAAGGAACAGCTGTGCCAATGGGGATCGTTATTGCATGTGCTGATCTCGGTGCCTTGGTGATTTATTTCCTAATGGTCAGTAGAGGCAGGAAGCGCCAGAACGATCAAGTGTTGAGTTAA
- a CDS encoding GTP pyrophosphokinase family protein, with amino-acid sequence MNAPHPIDQFKKFKYEITRFMMIYKFALDQMETKIEVLKEEFQSLHDYSPIEHTKSRLKSPESIMNKMFRKNHELTFESIKQNIKDIAGVRITCSFISDIYRIKDMLCNQSDLRVLEVKDYIENPKPNGYQSLHLLVEVPVYMSNGEERACVEIQIRTIAMDFWASLEHKIFYKYNKDVPEHLTRELKSAADSANALDQQMERLHREIQEIKDADNERDEEELRRIIINNQQFTLPSNLLKLLGSGE; translated from the coding sequence ATGAACGCTCCACATCCAATCGATCAATTCAAGAAATTCAAATATGAAATTACCAGATTTATGATGATCTATAAATTTGCTCTGGATCAAATGGAGACCAAGATTGAAGTCCTGAAGGAAGAATTCCAGTCTTTGCATGATTACAGTCCAATTGAGCATACAAAGTCCAGACTGAAATCACCTGAGAGCATTATGAACAAGATGTTCCGCAAAAATCATGAGTTAACGTTTGAGAGCATCAAGCAAAATATCAAGGATATCGCCGGGGTACGGATTACATGTTCCTTTATCTCGGATATCTATCGCATTAAAGATATGCTGTGCAACCAGAGTGATCTGCGTGTACTGGAGGTCAAAGACTACATCGAGAATCCAAAGCCAAATGGTTACCAAAGCCTTCACCTTCTGGTGGAAGTGCCTGTGTACATGTCCAATGGTGAGGAACGAGCATGTGTGGAGATTCAGATCCGTACAATCGCGATGGATTTCTGGGCGAGTCTGGAGCATAAGATTTTTTATAAATACAATAAGGATGTTCCCGAGCATTTGACAAGAGAGTTAAAGAGTGCGGCAGATTCCGCAAATGCGCTGGATCAACAGATGGAGCGACTTCACCGGGAAATTCAGGAGATCAAGGACGCGGATAACGAGCGGGATGAAGAAGAATTACGCCGTATTATTATTAACAATCAACAGTTCACACTGCCGTCCAATCTGCTCAAGCTGCTGGGTAGCGGGGAGTAG
- a CDS encoding type III polyketide synthase, which produces MNQLEATTGASIMGIGTACPAHRIEQKDVSARLAQALEHEPDARRWAKRIFNQCGVETRYTCEPNLLEPVDSCRYLPFTNAEEVPTTSERMGKYKAAAVPLGLEAAGQALQDADVTSSEITHLITVSCTGQFLPGLDVRLIQQLELSPQINRIPLVFQGCAAGLKAIQLANSIVTTDQKATVLIVCVELCTLHFQPSSKWDDLYAASFFGDGASACIIGASGTGRNEYFRLGRGHSTLLPDCAEEMIWEVGNTGFDLYLSPQIPKLLGLHLGPEVERLLEGSSLPDIWAIHPGGRGIVDAVQKLYQLTDEQVSYSRNILRDYGNLSSVTILFVLQGIREDYRQKEEHTSGIALAFGPGLTAELLPFTYIPAPIANRTPVNHGIQ; this is translated from the coding sequence ATGAACCAGCTTGAGGCAACTACTGGGGCAAGTATTATGGGAATAGGAACGGCCTGCCCTGCCCACCGTATTGAGCAAAAGGATGTATCTGCCCGTCTCGCGCAAGCGCTGGAACATGAGCCGGATGCGAGAAGGTGGGCCAAACGGATCTTTAATCAGTGCGGTGTGGAGACCCGGTATACGTGTGAACCGAATCTGCTTGAGCCTGTTGATTCTTGTCGATATTTACCCTTTACCAATGCGGAGGAGGTTCCGACTACATCCGAGCGTATGGGCAAATACAAAGCTGCTGCTGTTCCACTTGGTCTGGAAGCGGCCGGACAGGCCCTTCAGGATGCAGACGTAACCTCCTCGGAAATTACACATCTCATTACGGTAAGTTGCACAGGACAATTCCTGCCCGGACTTGATGTTCGGCTGATCCAACAGCTTGAACTGTCACCGCAGATCAACCGGATTCCACTGGTGTTTCAAGGATGTGCAGCCGGTCTGAAGGCGATCCAACTGGCGAATTCCATTGTAACGACAGATCAGAAGGCTACGGTTCTCATCGTGTGTGTGGAACTATGCACACTTCACTTCCAACCATCTTCCAAATGGGACGACCTGTATGCCGCATCGTTCTTCGGAGACGGTGCCTCTGCCTGTATTATTGGTGCGTCTGGAACAGGCCGCAATGAATATTTTCGATTAGGTCGCGGGCACTCAACGCTGCTCCCGGATTGTGCAGAAGAAATGATCTGGGAAGTGGGCAATACAGGCTTTGATCTCTACCTGTCACCACAGATCCCGAAGCTGCTTGGTTTACATCTTGGTCCAGAGGTAGAGCGGTTGCTGGAGGGGAGCAGTTTACCGGACATATGGGCAATCCATCCGGGAGGCAGAGGTATCGTGGATGCGGTTCAGAAGTTGTATCAGTTGACAGATGAGCAGGTCTCCTACAGCCGAAACATCCTGCGGGATTATGGCAACCTGTCTTCCGTGACGATTCTTTTTGTTCTTCAAGGCATCCGCGAGGATTACAGACAGAAGGAAGAGCATACCAGTGGGATAGCGCTGGCCTTTGGCCCGGGACTGACAGCAGAGTTACTTCCTTTTACATACATCCCTGCGCCCATAGCGAACAGAACACCTGTGAATCATGGCATCCAATAG
- a CDS encoding flavin reductase family protein, giving the protein MYTLDPREITGRDNYKLMSGSVVPRPIAFVTTLSDENGVINAAPFSFFNVVSSDPPLLSISIARKDGIMKDTARNVLAHQELVVHICDEAIITEVNETAAILEPHESELERTKLTTVPSTKVAVPGIQEALIRMECELYQHIPITNDEGKPVSDLLLVRIVQYHFSEQVYNPDKGYILMDHLKPVSRLAGNDYAKLGERFTVIRPE; this is encoded by the coding sequence ATGTATACATTGGATCCACGTGAAATAACGGGAAGAGACAACTATAAACTGATGAGTGGTTCGGTGGTGCCACGTCCAATTGCTTTTGTGACGACACTTTCAGATGAAAATGGTGTAATTAATGCAGCGCCTTTTAGTTTCTTTAATGTGGTTAGTTCGGACCCACCGCTGTTATCCATATCCATTGCACGTAAAGACGGCATTATGAAAGATACTGCACGTAATGTGCTTGCTCATCAAGAACTGGTTGTGCATATCTGTGATGAAGCAATCATAACAGAAGTCAATGAGACAGCAGCCATACTGGAACCCCACGAAAGTGAGCTTGAGCGGACAAAACTGACTACAGTGCCAAGTACCAAGGTTGCTGTGCCAGGAATTCAGGAAGCACTCATTCGGATGGAGTGTGAGCTGTATCAGCACATTCCCATCACGAATGATGAGGGCAAACCGGTGAGTGACCTGCTGCTGGTACGCATTGTACAGTATCATTTCAGCGAACAAGTCTACAATCCGGACAAGGGCTATATCCTGATGGATCATTTGAAACCAGTCAGTCGACTGGCGGGTAATGATTATGCCAAACTTGGAGAGAGATTCACAGTGATTCGACCTGAATAG